In one window of Bdellovibrio bacteriovorus W DNA:
- a CDS encoding chemotaxis response regulator (COG0784 FOG: CheY-like receiver), with protein sequence MNKGFIVIDDAAFLREVIKNILLEKGMRFLGEAGDGEAGVQLVLTTLPDLVVIDMVMPKKNGIQAIQEIKSQNSDIKILVCSTLDDELLIQQAKEAGADEYLMKPFSKNQIYESLSRMFLDLGDLNERI encoded by the coding sequence ATGAATAAGGGATTTATTGTCATAGACGACGCTGCGTTTTTAAGAGAAGTGATCAAAAACATTCTTCTTGAAAAAGGGATGCGATTTTTAGGAGAAGCTGGGGATGGAGAAGCTGGGGTACAGTTGGTTCTTACAACTCTTCCCGATCTAGTCGTGATTGATATGGTGATGCCCAAGAAAAATGGCATTCAGGCCATACAAGAAATTAAGTCTCAGAACTCAGATATAAAAATTCTTGTCTGCTCCACTCTGGATGACGAGTTACTTATTCAGCAAGCTAAAGAAGCTGGCGCGGATGAGTATTTAATGAAACCGTTTAGCAAAAATCAAATTTATGAATCTCTAAGTAGGATGTTTTTAGATTTAGGGGATCTCAATGAGCGAATTTAA
- a CDS encoding cell wall-associated protein precursor wapA (COG3209 Rhs family protein), translated as MMKKAFVAFALLLSTQAHALVDMKNANYSNTWIDMDVPGTGYDLKIVRTYNSRSLFNGMFGFGWCSDFETSMEVNAEGNIKVKECGGGLEVTFSPREVTRKDIDNTISQIIGKLRAEKKVGITEAYIKNLRSQLLEDDNVRSEMASQYGITVPVKEGTRFFANGKEVEHFVFNKTYYTRNLPDGSAQRFNLQGKMTHIYDKNNNYLKFEYDKDSIASIQDNNGRRLGFKYYQNKKIRSITGPNGLMAEYKFANLDDLSSVKNAWLKTYTYEYDELHNLTKATWPDKTFVAIKYDKKNDWVIAFTDRDKCVENYGYEFSQNDPRNHYWSTVKKTCGAEVVAENKYEFWHQQRADGQYYLHRVMTSVNGNVTDITYHPVFGKPTSIRRNSDRIAYEYYPDGLVKVKAAPNVRMAYQYDPQIKKVTSVSSTYFNEKGAKVSVKNTAFKYDGKGNLTFAQNSDGQKINMTYDNRGRIATITDQAKKVVRIQYEERYGKPSIVTRPGLGTIVVSYKANGEINKVDSKEGPSVAMQVASTFNNLLDIIAPATAEMYL; from the coding sequence ATGATGAAAAAAGCGTTTGTGGCATTTGCTCTCCTTCTTTCAACACAAGCCCATGCTCTTGTGGATATGAAAAATGCCAATTATTCAAATACTTGGATTGATATGGATGTACCCGGAACTGGGTACGATCTTAAAATTGTAAGAACATATAATAGTCGTTCTCTATTTAACGGTATGTTCGGCTTTGGCTGGTGTTCTGACTTTGAAACTTCGATGGAAGTAAATGCCGAAGGTAATATCAAAGTTAAAGAATGTGGTGGCGGTCTAGAGGTGACTTTCTCTCCACGTGAAGTTACACGCAAAGATATCGACAACACCATCAGCCAAATCATTGGTAAACTTCGTGCCGAGAAAAAAGTTGGCATTACAGAAGCTTATATTAAAAATTTGCGCTCGCAATTATTAGAAGACGATAACGTTCGCTCTGAGATGGCCTCTCAATATGGAATCACTGTGCCTGTTAAAGAAGGCACTCGCTTTTTTGCCAACGGCAAAGAAGTTGAACACTTTGTCTTTAATAAAACTTATTATACGAGAAATCTTCCCGACGGCAGTGCGCAGCGCTTTAACCTTCAGGGCAAGATGACTCATATCTATGATAAGAATAATAACTATCTGAAGTTCGAATACGATAAGGATTCCATCGCGAGTATCCAGGATAATAATGGCCGTCGCCTTGGATTTAAGTACTACCAAAATAAGAAAATTCGTTCAATCACAGGTCCTAATGGCCTTATGGCAGAGTATAAGTTCGCAAACCTAGACGACCTATCCTCGGTAAAGAACGCATGGTTAAAGACTTATACCTACGAATATGACGAGCTTCACAATCTGACAAAGGCGACATGGCCAGATAAAACTTTTGTAGCTATCAAGTACGATAAAAAGAATGACTGGGTCATTGCGTTTACGGATCGGGACAAGTGTGTGGAAAACTACGGTTATGAGTTTTCGCAAAATGATCCACGCAATCACTACTGGTCTACAGTGAAAAAGACTTGTGGCGCTGAGGTAGTCGCTGAAAATAAGTATGAGTTTTGGCATCAACAACGCGCAGATGGTCAATACTACCTTCACCGCGTGATGACGAGCGTTAATGGAAATGTCACGGACATCACTTATCATCCGGTCTTTGGCAAGCCGACTTCTATTCGCCGCAATTCAGATCGTATTGCCTACGAGTATTACCCTGATGGTCTCGTAAAAGTTAAAGCAGCACCTAACGTGCGTATGGCGTATCAATATGATCCACAAATCAAAAAAGTAACGTCGGTCTCCAGCACCTATTTTAATGAGAAAGGAGCTAAGGTTTCCGTTAAAAACACAGCCTTCAAGTATGACGGCAAGGGAAATCTTACATTTGCTCAAAATAGTGATGGCCAAAAAATAAACATGACTTACGATAATAGAGGGCGTATCGCGACGATTACGGATCAAGCTAAGAAAGTGGTTCGCATTCAATACGAGGAACGCTATGGAAAACCTTCCATTGTGACACGTCCTGGATTGGGAACGATCGTCGTAAGCTATAAAGCCAACGGCGAGATCAATAAAGTCGATAGTAAAGAAGGCCCTTCTGTGGCTATGCAAGTTGCGAGTACTTTTAATAACCTCTTAGATATCATCGCTCCGGCAACGGCAGAGATGTATTTATAA
- a CDS encoding hypothetical protein (COG2064 Flp pilus assembly protein TadC), with amino-acid sequence MNFLMNEWVLVPLFGLCVFIIVMLWAEKSITWLHKKSLGKRDEVLKILRIMGVEVEEKKITILMLLMSFGLGALMFLALWPNVLPGIVIGASITVAGWHLPLLLVKTLYNNRCTKFVDQMVDGLTIMANGIKAGSNPQESMKRVVEIMNNPIRQEFSQVLYQMQVGDSFESALNDLSERIPRPDVQMFVSSINILKETGGNLAETFQTIVIVIRERQKVEKKIQALTAQGMMQGIIVTLIPFVLLGVFFLIDPAYIKPMFSTTLGLVLMMGMIGLQVIGGVVIKKVVTIKV; translated from the coding sequence ATGAACTTTTTAATGAATGAATGGGTACTAGTCCCACTATTTGGTCTCTGTGTTTTCATAATTGTCATGTTATGGGCTGAAAAGTCTATCACATGGTTACACAAAAAAAGCCTTGGTAAGCGCGATGAAGTTCTAAAAATTCTGCGCATCATGGGTGTTGAGGTTGAAGAAAAAAAGATCACCATCTTAATGCTACTCATGAGCTTTGGCTTGGGAGCTTTGATGTTCCTAGCTTTATGGCCGAACGTTCTTCCTGGAATAGTTATCGGAGCCAGCATCACTGTTGCCGGTTGGCACTTGCCACTACTCTTAGTAAAAACTCTCTATAACAATCGCTGCACGAAGTTTGTCGATCAGATGGTCGACGGACTGACAATCATGGCGAACGGAATTAAAGCCGGTTCTAATCCACAAGAGTCCATGAAACGTGTCGTGGAGATTATGAACAATCCGATTCGTCAGGAATTTTCTCAAGTGCTTTACCAAATGCAAGTCGGTGATAGTTTTGAGAGTGCTCTTAATGACTTGAGCGAACGCATTCCACGTCCTGATGTTCAGATGTTTGTTAGCTCTATCAATATTCTAAAAGAGACCGGTGGAAACTTAGCTGAAACATTTCAAACCATCGTAATCGTTATTCGCGAAAGACAAAAAGTTGAAAAAAAGATTCAAGCTTTGACCGCACAGGGGATGATGCAAGGGATAATCGTGACGCTTATTCCTTTCGTCTTGCTCGGTGTTTTCTTTTTAATCGACCCCGCTTACATTAAGCCAATGTTTAGCACAACCCTTGGTCTAGTGTTAATGATGGGAATGATCGGCTTACAAGTTATCGGTGGCGTAGTTATTAAAAAAGTTGTTACCATTAAAGTGTAG
- a CDS encoding Flp pilus assembly protein TadA (COG4963 Flp pilus assembly protein, ATPase CpaE), which yields MAINPNCNLIAVVGGKGGVGKSVFAANFACTLMNELRSQVLLIDADSKSVGDQNVIMGLKPQKTLKELAGFQGSLNSQPMNSLVTMHTSGLAYLGAVRGPEESLNISPDLLGKLLEFFSRAFKFMVVDIGTDLGPAQMAVLQEATAIVIVTSPEVLVVTQTQRLINELLSATFPRDMFQLVINKASPTGLSPQTISNQLQLPILGLIPQDEPTSMMALQKYTPFVLAAPKAPVTAAYYDTARKLTGGILQRLKTIARPKPVVAEAAATGSGDGATLATSGMDSRTLLKIRIHNELIRTVDLKKLLVDTKQDENKEKEVREKTKREITQIVDRESPDTPREERSKLIKEVLEEALGLGPLEDLLADNDVSEIMVNGFRKIFVEKSGKVQLSPVTFTSNDHLRRIIERIVTPLGRQINDSTPYVDARLKDGSRVNAVIEPLAIDGPALTIRKFKKGGITADKYIAFGSVTKNMIDFLRICVENGLNVVISGGTGSGKTSLLNMLSSYIPTNERVITVEDAAELQLQQEHVVRLETRPPSMEGNNAVSIRDLIKNALRMRPDRIIVGECRDGAALDMLQAMNTGHDGSMTTTHANSPRECIARLETLCMMAGMDLPVRAIREQIAGAVNLIVQISRLSDGTRKILSITEVAGMQGDVVTLAEVFRFKETGYDKNRKIQGVFQATGTIPSFIQKLSDKGVVIPREIFANDPTAGAPAAPGANPAAKQPMAGIPKMPGIGGVKKSG from the coding sequence TTGGCTATTAATCCTAATTGTAATCTTATCGCAGTCGTCGGTGGTAAGGGTGGAGTTGGTAAAAGTGTTTTTGCCGCAAACTTCGCCTGCACCCTAATGAATGAACTTCGCTCTCAAGTTCTGCTAATTGATGCTGACTCCAAAAGCGTTGGCGATCAAAACGTCATCATGGGACTTAAGCCACAGAAAACTCTTAAAGAACTTGCAGGATTTCAAGGTTCTTTAAATTCTCAACCAATGAATTCACTAGTCACTATGCACACCTCGGGGCTTGCCTATTTAGGAGCTGTGCGTGGACCTGAAGAATCACTCAATATCTCTCCCGATCTTCTAGGAAAGCTCTTAGAGTTTTTCAGTCGTGCGTTTAAGTTCATGGTTGTAGATATTGGAACTGATTTAGGCCCGGCGCAAATGGCAGTTCTTCAAGAAGCCACTGCTATTGTGATTGTGACTAGCCCGGAAGTTTTAGTTGTGACTCAAACACAGCGTCTGATCAACGAGCTGCTTTCAGCAACATTTCCACGCGATATGTTCCAGCTAGTTATTAATAAAGCTTCACCAACAGGTCTTTCTCCGCAGACAATTTCGAATCAGTTACAACTTCCTATATTAGGACTCATTCCACAGGATGAGCCAACATCAATGATGGCCTTACAAAAGTACACACCTTTTGTTTTAGCAGCCCCCAAAGCGCCTGTGACTGCCGCCTATTACGACACCGCTAGAAAGCTTACTGGCGGCATTCTTCAGCGTCTAAAAACAATCGCTCGCCCTAAACCAGTGGTTGCTGAGGCAGCCGCAACGGGATCTGGAGATGGCGCCACTCTTGCCACAAGTGGTATGGACTCTAGAACTCTTTTAAAGATTCGCATTCATAACGAATTGATTCGCACGGTGGATTTAAAAAAGCTTTTAGTTGATACGAAACAAGACGAGAACAAAGAGAAAGAAGTTCGCGAAAAAACCAAACGAGAAATTACACAAATCGTGGATCGGGAATCTCCCGACACCCCAAGAGAAGAGCGTTCTAAACTTATCAAAGAAGTTTTAGAAGAGGCTCTTGGTTTGGGCCCTCTTGAAGATCTCTTAGCAGATAACGATGTCTCAGAGATCATGGTTAATGGATTTAGAAAAATCTTTGTCGAGAAAAGTGGAAAAGTCCAACTAAGTCCAGTGACCTTCACATCTAACGATCATCTTCGTCGGATTATCGAACGGATTGTGACTCCTCTAGGTCGCCAGATCAATGACTCCACTCCGTACGTCGATGCCCGCCTTAAAGATGGATCGCGTGTGAATGCCGTGATTGAGCCTCTCGCAATTGATGGTCCTGCCCTTACTATACGTAAGTTTAAAAAAGGCGGTATCACTGCAGATAAGTATATCGCATTTGGCAGTGTAACTAAAAATATGATCGACTTCTTGCGCATCTGTGTAGAGAACGGCCTTAACGTCGTCATCTCGGGTGGTACTGGTTCAGGTAAAACATCACTCTTAAATATGCTATCTTCTTATATCCCTACCAACGAACGTGTTATCACCGTCGAGGATGCGGCCGAGCTACAACTACAGCAGGAGCACGTCGTACGCCTTGAAACACGCCCTCCTTCGATGGAGGGAAATAATGCTGTCTCTATTCGTGATCTGATTAAAAATGCCCTGCGTATGCGTCCCGATAGAATTATCGTCGGTGAGTGTCGTGATGGCGCCGCCCTTGATATGCTTCAGGCCATGAATACGGGCCATGATGGCTCTATGACAACCACTCACGCCAACTCTCCAAGAGAGTGTATTGCGCGTCTAGAGACTCTTTGTATGATGGCAGGAATGGATCTCCCTGTGCGCGCTATTCGTGAGCAGATCGCTGGCGCTGTAAACTTGATTGTTCAGATTTCTCGTCTGTCTGATGGAACACGTAAAATCCTAAGCATCACTGAAGTTGCAGGTATGCAGGGTGACGTTGTCACTCTCGCTGAAGTCTTTAGATTTAAAGAAACGGGATACGATAAGAATCGAAAAATTCAAGGCGTCTTCCAAGCCACTGGTACAATTCCTAGTTTCATTCAGAAACTCAGCGATAAGGGCGTTGTTATTCCTCGCGAAATTTTTGCCAATGATCCGACTGCAGGCGCACCGGCCGCACCAGGAGCAAATCCAGCAGCTAAACAACCGATGGCGGGTATTCCAAAAATGCCAGGTATCGGCGGCGTTAAGAAGTCAGGGTAA
- a CDS encoding putative pilus assembly transmembrane protein (COG4964 Flp pilus assembly protein, secretin CpaC), with product MKNTILGLALASCFVLSAPALAQEELVAEPSSAVADEMTGVYRSRKFINLTLGIEHDEKLPPLPDSIEFKGDFRKIVTASYAKDLNIIRFNPKSEGFATLTIHDKRNGKVVAEFRIDVKKSKLDKVVREMRALLGDIEGINIKIVNNKVVVDGQILLPKDLARIFNVVKQFGDQASSLVTLSPLAQKKIAEFIARDINNPEIEVRAVNEKIILQGWANSEDESARAEIIAKTYLPDIVVDAAEDGGPIKKRRPQNDGVINLIQIKAAAPKPPAKMIQLVVHYVELNKDYSKTFRFQFTPELGDNSQMSFQTGGSGAGGLVSSLTGTVSNLLPKLNWAKTHGHARVLESTSLIVEDGKRGEIRQVTDQPYSVITKDGQGTAFVPVGIVTGITPALLGEKSGSVHMEMSFEISSMVGNTDTGQPIVSKNQMTSTITVRDRQSAAVGGLIRNSTSTGYNRLPKGVVNPIISLYASKNFNKQQSQFVVFVTPIVKTSASSGAEQIKKKFRLRD from the coding sequence ATGAAAAACACGATTTTAGGATTAGCACTTGCTAGCTGCTTTGTCCTATCAGCTCCAGCTCTTGCACAAGAAGAGTTGGTCGCAGAGCCATCTTCTGCCGTAGCAGATGAGATGACGGGTGTTTATCGCTCCCGTAAATTTATTAATTTAACTCTTGGTATTGAGCACGATGAAAAACTTCCGCCTTTACCTGATAGCATTGAGTTTAAAGGCGACTTTAGAAAGATCGTTACAGCCTCTTATGCAAAAGACTTAAATATCATTCGTTTCAATCCAAAATCCGAAGGTTTCGCCACCCTCACAATCCACGATAAACGCAATGGCAAAGTCGTCGCTGAGTTCCGTATCGACGTCAAAAAAAGCAAACTCGATAAAGTGGTTCGCGAAATGCGCGCTCTACTGGGTGACATTGAAGGCATTAATATTAAAATCGTAAACAACAAAGTTGTCGTAGATGGTCAAATTCTTTTGCCAAAAGATTTAGCGCGTATCTTTAACGTCGTTAAACAATTTGGGGATCAAGCCTCTTCGCTTGTGACACTATCACCTTTAGCCCAAAAGAAGATTGCAGAGTTTATTGCTAGAGATATCAACAATCCTGAAATCGAAGTTCGGGCGGTGAATGAAAAAATCATTCTACAAGGATGGGCCAATAGCGAAGACGAATCTGCAAGAGCTGAAATCATCGCTAAAACCTATTTGCCAGATATCGTCGTCGATGCGGCTGAAGATGGTGGACCTATTAAAAAACGTCGTCCACAAAATGATGGTGTCATCAACTTGATTCAAATCAAAGCAGCGGCTCCTAAGCCACCAGCTAAGATGATCCAACTCGTCGTTCACTATGTGGAACTTAATAAAGACTACTCTAAGACATTCCGTTTCCAGTTCACTCCTGAGCTGGGTGATAACTCCCAGATGTCATTCCAGACTGGCGGCAGTGGAGCCGGGGGTTTAGTTTCCTCACTAACGGGAACAGTCTCTAACCTTCTTCCTAAATTGAATTGGGCAAAAACCCATGGTCATGCCCGTGTTCTTGAGAGCACTTCATTGATTGTTGAAGATGGTAAGCGTGGAGAAATCCGCCAAGTGACTGATCAGCCTTACTCCGTGATTACAAAAGATGGCCAAGGAACAGCTTTCGTTCCAGTGGGCATTGTCACTGGAATTACACCTGCTCTTTTAGGTGAAAAGTCCGGAAGCGTTCACATGGAAATGTCCTTTGAGATCAGCAGTATGGTTGGTAATACAGACACCGGCCAGCCGATTGTCAGCAAGAATCAGATGACGAGTACAATCACCGTCCGCGACCGCCAAAGTGCTGCTGTGGGTGGCTTGATTCGTAACTCGACTTCTACAGGCTACAACCGCCTCCCTAAAGGGGTTGTAAATCCGATTATTTCCCTTTATGCCTCTAAGAACTTCAATAAACAACAAAGTCAGTTCGTCGTCTTTGTCACACCGATTGTTAAGACTTCAGCAAGCTCAGGGGCTGAGCAAATTAAGAAGAAGTTCCGTTTACGAGACTAA
- a CDS encoding putative flp pilus assembly protein CpaB (COG3745 Flp pilus assembly protein CpaB) has protein sequence MGSNETRNLWLSIAAGIFATFLLYSYSQEKKAEYDKRFGSTKRVVVAKEDIAEMQTIYDTMVETRELPADFIQPDAITIPDEIIGNVAAVPIRKGQMVLKNNLLTPGPDTGIALQVAPSKRAITIPVDEVRGVAKLIRPGDRVDIFAAVDAGRGMNQRREVFTMMSDVVVLATGVSVVNNIPRMFELDSTGKNLTQIALTGDTKYTTITVEATPKEAQDLFYILSTAPGNLFFALRNPNDRTVPPRMPSSTSDSIVGKPVVSLDGGGPPAMAPPVMPPRPMAPPPQPQRTAPPPSRPAGNGFQTL, from the coding sequence ATGGGATCGAATGAAACTAGAAATTTATGGCTCTCGATTGCAGCAGGTATCTTTGCGACCTTCCTTCTATACAGCTATTCCCAAGAAAAAAAGGCAGAGTACGATAAACGCTTTGGTTCCACTAAACGTGTCGTCGTTGCCAAAGAAGATATCGCTGAGATGCAAACCATCTATGACACTATGGTTGAAACTCGCGAATTGCCTGCAGACTTTATTCAACCCGATGCTATCACTATTCCGGATGAAATCATCGGGAACGTTGCAGCGGTGCCTATTCGTAAAGGACAGATGGTTCTAAAAAATAATCTCCTTACTCCAGGCCCTGATACGGGGATCGCTTTACAGGTTGCTCCAAGCAAGCGGGCTATCACGATCCCTGTTGATGAAGTACGTGGTGTTGCAAAGCTGATTCGCCCTGGCGATCGCGTGGATATCTTCGCAGCTGTCGATGCGGGCCGCGGAATGAATCAACGACGTGAAGTTTTCACCATGATGTCTGACGTCGTAGTCTTAGCTACAGGCGTGAGTGTTGTGAATAATATTCCACGTATGTTTGAACTGGATTCAACGGGAAAAAATCTTACACAAATCGCCCTAACGGGAGATACGAAATATACAACTATCACAGTTGAGGCGACTCCTAAAGAGGCGCAAGATTTATTCTATATTCTCTCAACAGCACCAGGAAACTTATTCTTTGCGCTACGTAATCCAAATGACAGAACCGTACCGCCCAGAATGCCAAGCTCAACATCTGATTCAATTGTTGGAAAACCTGTAGTTTCTTTAGATGGAGGTGGTCCGCCCGCAATGGCACCACCAGTGATGCCTCCGCGCCCTATGGCGCCGCCACCACAACCACAAAGAACTGCACCTCCACCTTCGCGTCCAGCTGGTAATGGATTTCAAACTCTGTAG
- a CDS encoding hypothetical protein (COG0634 Hypoxanthine-guanine phosphoribosyltransferase) — translation MAQLKEQMVPFLPSAEIAELVEQLASQIENDYEGKELVFICPLRGSVHFTADLMRKIDLPQQVDFVHVQASQRGGAIKIVKDISTDITNKHVIIVEEIIDTGRTLSFLRSRLFASNPASLKIVTLLDKPARRELPIRADYIGKTIDDRYVVGYGMDSEEVGRNYPDIYTMKN, via the coding sequence ATGGCACAGTTAAAAGAACAAATGGTTCCCTTTCTTCCGAGCGCTGAAATTGCTGAACTTGTCGAACAGCTCGCTTCACAAATTGAAAATGACTATGAGGGGAAAGAGCTTGTTTTTATCTGTCCACTGCGTGGATCCGTTCACTTCACTGCGGACTTGATGCGCAAGATTGATCTTCCTCAACAAGTTGATTTTGTACACGTACAAGCCTCTCAAAGAGGTGGCGCTATTAAAATTGTAAAAGATATTTCAACAGATATTACAAATAAACATGTGATCATCGTAGAAGAGATTATCGACACAGGCCGCACTTTAAGCTTCTTAAGAAGCCGCCTCTTTGCTTCCAACCCAGCATCTTTGAAAATCGTGACTCTTTTGGATAAGCCCGCTCGTCGCGAACTCCCGATCAGAGCTGACTATATTGGCAAAACCATCGACGATCGCTACGTTGTTGGATATGGAATGGACTCAGAGGAAGTTGGTAGAAATTACCCTGATATCTACACAATGAAAAATTAG
- a CDS encoding TPR domain-containing protein (COG0457 FOG: TPR repeat) gives MMNSLTDDMLSEARGYFINGNYKMAEPILNQMLLQNTRNPEVYQMLATIFYDKGQFSKAIKTFKRALEIDPTYTDASVGLSIILNDLGKYDEGKQVFLDAQVQLEKKSGKQDPFVDEKLASKHEELADLYYQYKRYKEALEQLLKAQKLSSRKAEITMRIAEVYVQIGESDRAIRDLKALIREYPHLIPARLKLGAIYYNSNNIAEATEQWENILIRDPQHPEALRHLKMAQAAGITSIDL, from the coding sequence ATGATGAATTCTCTCACTGACGATATGCTTTCGGAAGCACGCGGCTATTTCATCAATGGCAATTATAAAATGGCAGAACCCATTTTAAATCAAATGCTTTTGCAAAACACTCGCAACCCTGAAGTTTATCAGATGTTAGCAACGATCTTTTATGACAAAGGGCAATTCAGCAAGGCTATTAAGACCTTTAAAAGAGCCCTAGAAATCGACCCCACTTATACCGATGCCAGCGTGGGGCTTTCGATTATTCTCAACGATCTGGGTAAGTATGATGAAGGTAAACAGGTCTTCCTAGATGCTCAAGTTCAACTTGAGAAAAAGTCAGGAAAACAGGATCCGTTCGTAGACGAAAAACTTGCTTCCAAACACGAGGAATTAGCGGACTTGTATTATCAGTACAAACGCTACAAAGAAGCTTTGGAGCAACTTCTAAAGGCGCAAAAACTTTCTAGTAGAAAAGCTGAAATAACAATGCGTATTGCTGAGGTCTACGTTCAGATCGGCGAATCCGATAGAGCTATCCGCGATCTTAAAGCCCTCATTCGTGAATACCCACACTTGATTCCAGCTCGCCTAAAGCTTGGGGCTATCTATTATAATTCAAACAATATTGCTGAAGCGACAGAACAGTGGGAGAATATTCTCATTCGCGATCCACAACATCCCGAAGCTTTACGCCATTTAAAAATGGCTCAAGCAGCTGGCATTACATCAATCGATCTTTGA
- a CDS encoding competence protein ComL (COG4105 DNA uptake lipoprotein), whose product MLKTLRVITVLSLVLLIGCASTERNSETPEGAFAIAEEYDQSERYEEAIRRYTEVKNKYPYSNFATKSELAIADVYFKQESYAEAQVSYQMFKELHPTVPNSDYVQYKIGLSYFNQLPATIDRDLSLAHDTILNLSDFIRRFPNSEYIADAKEKRSQTIKMLAEKEEYIADFYFKRKIYTSALTRYENLYANYSGLGFDQKALSRAALCAQKIGDSTKAKKYSELLAKDFPESKELKGLRKEIE is encoded by the coding sequence ATGTTAAAAACGCTACGAGTCATCACAGTCTTAAGTCTAGTTCTATTAATCGGCTGCGCTTCTACGGAGAGAAATAGTGAAACTCCTGAAGGCGCTTTTGCTATTGCCGAAGAGTACGATCAAAGTGAACGCTATGAAGAGGCGATTCGCCGCTATACGGAAGTGAAAAACAAATATCCCTATAGCAACTTCGCGACGAAATCAGAGCTTGCTATCGCAGATGTCTATTTCAAACAAGAGTCCTATGCCGAAGCTCAAGTCTCTTATCAGATGTTTAAAGAGCTTCACCCAACGGTGCCAAACTCTGATTATGTTCAGTACAAAATCGGTCTCAGCTATTTCAATCAACTTCCAGCCACGATCGACAGAGATTTATCTCTAGCCCACGATACAATACTCAATCTATCTGATTTTATTAGAAGATTTCCAAACTCTGAGTACATAGCGGATGCGAAAGAAAAGCGCAGTCAGACAATAAAGATGCTGGCAGAAAAAGAAGAGTATATTGCTGATTTCTATTTTAAGCGTAAGATTTACACAAGTGCTCTCACTCGTTACGAAAATCTTTACGCTAATTATTCCGGTCTTGGTTTTGATCAGAAGGCTCTTTCAAGAGCCGCTCTCTGTGCACAAAAGATTGGGGATTCTACAAAGGCCAAAAAATATTCAGAACTTTTAGCGAAAGACTTTCCTGAAAGCAAAGAACTCAAAGGTCTTCGTAAGGAGATTGAATAA
- a CDS encoding TPR domain-containing protein (COG0457 FOG: TPR repeat): MLRLKLTLAVLMCVVFSSLSLAADKSESSEVHFQKANELYFAKKYEEAKQAYTELLQSSPDNADVTTNLALSEFHLGNKFASLGWLRRALYLDPSHSQAQQGLNFVTSQIQVREVPRQIPFFENIHHSLLAKFPLPAVFLIGFLCLMAFAWGLISFLAQRRNAFRQQASLPTLPWRVVISGAFFVLFTLMTGLKLYDLSLLRGTVISESVSLQTAPGDNQVTILDVYGGNEVIIQQTQGEWAQVTLPGSVTGWIKTSQLVMTR; this comes from the coding sequence ATGTTAAGATTGAAATTAACGCTAGCCGTTCTAATGTGTGTGGTTTTCTCCTCTCTCAGCCTTGCCGCTGACAAGTCGGAGTCATCAGAAGTCCATTTCCAAAAGGCGAATGAACTCTACTTTGCGAAGAAATATGAAGAAGCTAAACAGGCCTACACTGAACTCTTGCAAAGCAGTCCAGACAACGCCGACGTCACCACCAACTTGGCGCTTTCCGAATTTCATTTGGGAAATAAATTCGCTTCTCTAGGATGGCTTCGTCGTGCGCTTTACCTAGACCCAAGTCATAGTCAGGCGCAACAGGGGTTAAACTTTGTCACTTCACAAATTCAGGTGCGCGAAGTTCCTCGACAGATCCCGTTTTTTGAAAACATTCATCATTCCCTTTTAGCAAAGTTTCCTCTGCCAGCTGTTTTCCTAATTGGTTTCCTCTGTCTTATGGCCTTTGCTTGGGGCCTGATCTCCTTTTTAGCTCAGCGCCGGAACGCATTCCGCCAGCAAGCGTCCTTACCAACCCTGCCTTGGCGTGTGGTGATTTCTGGCGCATTTTTTGTCTTATTTACACTTATGACAGGCCTTAAACTCTATGACCTCTCCCTCCTTAGAGGCACAGTAATTTCCGAGAGTGTTTCCCTGCAAACTGCCCCCGGAGACAATCAAGTAACAATTTTAGACGTTTACGGTGGAAACGAAGTCATTATTCAGCAAACTCAAGGGGAGTGGGCCCAAGTCACCCTACCGGGATCTGTTACGGGGTGGATTAAAACCTCTCAGCTCGTGATGACGCGTTGA